The genomic stretch GGACATGAACATGCGGCGTAACAAGGCCAACGACATAGCTTCATATCAAGTCTTTGCTCATACATTGCTGTCAATATCCCCCAAACTCCAACCCAATGCACTCATGGTATCTCTGGTATCTCTCGAATCTCAAAGGCAATCTCCAACACAAACACAATAAAACCCAGCACAGTCAAACTCCTCAAAACACCAATGCTAATCATAACATCATGACCCAAATCCCGCCCAACCTTGTCCATCTCTTTCTCACATCCGACTAACCTGCACCGGCACCCCAGGATGCATATTAAGCAAATACTGCGGACCAGGCATAGTCCCACCCCCATAATGATGATGCGAGGAGCCTTTTGGACTCCTCTGCCCATGCGCCCCAAACTCCGCACTTTGGTCCTGACCCGCATGACTAACAACACTATAACTATACGAAACAGGCGCTCCAAAGAACGCCGCCGGTTTACTCAAACTAGCCGCGCTCGCATGCCCACTTGCACCACCACCGCGCTCTTCCATCGCACCCAGCATAACTACGCGGTCGCTTTCGGTGCTCAGCTCGGGTTTTCGACGGCGTAGCGCGCGGGCGTGGGCGGAACCCCGCTTGCGGATGCAGGAttggaggatgaagaggaagacgGCGACGGCGAGGGATATGGCGGTGTAGACGAGGATTATGGCGGTGGGTTGCGCGGAGAGGTGGAGACCGAGGCCGCCGGTTAGGACGAGTAGGAGGAAAGAGGCGGATGCGAGGGGGGGCGTGGAGAGGGCGCAGGTTCTTGGGGGGAGAGGCGAGTGAGGGTGGGGAGGAGGGTGGTTCCGAGGAGGGGGATTAGGGATAGGATGGCGAAGATTTGGTGGGGGGTGTTGAAGGCTTTGGACTGTGGGGAGTTTTGTTAGTTATCTGCATTTTTTGTTTTGTTTTTGAGAGAGAGATGGTTCGCCTCGAGATGGAGGAAGAGGGATACATGAAGTTTGTTCTTCCCACTTACATTCGTATACTGACTGCTAGTCACACCACCCAGCACAAAACTGACGAGCAGAAAAACCACAATAAGCACACTGAGCACAATATGAATCTTGATGTTTTTGAAAAACGCCACCACCAGCACGTTGAGCGGCCAAAGCAAAAATATAGCCAAGCAGCCTAGGATGGTGTGTGCGAGATTGGCGCGGTCGTGGTCACGAACCATGCCGCTCATTGCGCCTACGCCGTTGAGCGCGTTGCTTTGTGCTGGTACGCCACCTGCGCCCGTGGCAGCTGTCATATCCATGGTAAAATGGCCGTATTGGATGTGTCGCTGGAGATGGGCTGAAGGCGAGTTGGACCTGAGGTTTTGAGCTTTTCCGAATGCATAGATCATGGGCTGCGCTGTGGACTCTGTGTCGATATAGGAGCGGCAGTTTGAGCACTTTGCGCGGAGGACGAGCATGGAGTCGTTGGTGACGGTTGTACCAGGCAGAATAGTCAAGTTGATTGAGGAGTTGAAAGATGGTTCTGAGGCTTTTGAGCCGATTCGTGGCGACACTGTTACGTCTGGTGGAATGTTAATGATGCGTTTCTCTCCTGAAGTTCCTGTTAAATGACATACTGTTACCGTCAGCATTCTGATACATGATCACCATCAAACTATCCTCCATCTTCCCTCCAAACCCCACCCCAACCCATGAATACGCTGGACTGGCAAAGTAAATGAAGACATCATCCGAGTCATCAGCAACGTTAACGGAGAACTGCGTCTCCGTCTTGGCAAGGTAAAAAGTCGATGCGGCAGTGTTGTTGGTAGTGATATTCTGTGCACTGACGAGCGTTGCGAAGACTGTTGAAACCGTCAGTTCAAACAAAAAGCAAGTACAGTATATTCTCCTGAAATCTTACATCCTAGCAGCGCAACCAGACCCCCAACTCTTTGTCGCAGCAAGCTCATGGTTTGTAAAATGAAAGCAAACAACAGGTAGACTCAGCGCATATAGTAAACCAATTTCTCGCCGTGAGTTGAGAGCGGAAAGGAATCAAGATTTGAAAGTAAGCAGGACGGGAGTGGCTTTCACCCCAGATTGCGTACGACCTCAAAACCCAGCCAGAGGAAATCAGGAAAGCAGAAAAACAGGGAAAACCAACACAAAAGCAACGAAAACAGAATCTCAGACAAGACTAGAAGCGAGAAGCGAGAAAGCCTAAAAAAAGAGGCTCCAAAAGAGGGTACAACGTTATCGAGTTTAAAACTGTATTACCCACACGCAACCGCCTCCCTCGCCATCTGACGCGCAGCATCCTAACCTTATAACCAAACCCACCCATCCACACACACATCTCAGCACCCTAGTAACAGCAGGGCCGGTCGCCCCATCAAAGCCACTCACCTCACTTCTCACCTCCCCGAACGACACGAAACAAAACGCCGACTCACATCCTCTACCTAGCAACTTCGCTCGCTAACAAACGACAAGCGGGGCGGGCGCTTGCCCCCATTACGCCTTTCCTATTTCCCTTCGCATCTCCCCATTTACCTACCTACTGTACGTTACCAATACTTTGCTGTCTAGCCAGTCAAGCGACCGTAACCCAAGGGCGCTTAACACCACTCGCACACTACGTTTCATCTTTCGCCCCCGAATCATTTGCATGATTGCCCCCCCCCCAGTCCGACAGTCTGACAGATGCAATGCAAAGTCCAATCCAGTGACAAGCCAGGGGGAACATGCCAAGCGGGGTAAGCGGGACTTTTGTTCGCGTTCGCTTCAAGAGAGCGAGTGTATTTTTGGGCACAGGATGCGCCCCATGTGTGTAATGCGCTTTGCCCTTTTCTCAGCCCCAAACCAATTCCAGCCCACATAGACCAACCGGAGACTATCGTGTTCCGGTCGCGGGACTGCGCTGCGGCGTGGCTGGGCTGGACTGCACTGCAACTGGAGTATATGCCGAAAGCGCATAATGGGCTGGGGCTGGGGCTGGGCGGTAAAATGAGCCAAAAAAGGGAGTGATGCCAATGAACTTGTGGTCTGATCGTTGAGACTTTGGTCTTTGGTGCCACCCTTGCTTCGCGTTCGCTGCATGCACACTGCCCCCACACCAAAAGCAGTTTGCAAACCCCACCATCACCCAACAAACGTCATCATAAGTTCACAGCCTTTTTCTATTGATAGTTATATACCAAAACAGGAAAACACATACACACGGCATAGATTTTCGCACGGTAACGCCAATAATTGATTGTATTCGATTGTGGAAAAAAAGTAAAGAAAAAGAATCATGTACCTCCCTCCCCACGCCACCATCGCACTCGGATCGAGATCCCATCGATCCCTTTAAGAATCGTGTTCCACCGAGAATTCAAAGGCAACTCAAAGAAAACACAAACCACCTCTTTCGTCCTCCCTCGGGGGTATGCTAGTCGTAATCATCATATTCATTAGTGCATACAGGCCGTGTCCTCGTTGTAGAATGTAGAAATCTTCTGAGTCGTTTGGTGTCAAATTGAGACTTTTCCCGACAAGCGCGCTGGAAGACGGTAAACGTTTGTCGGACATGCAGAGACATTGCAAAGTGCGCTGGTCGGATTGAAGGATTCGCTCGCCGAGACAAACGCACTGGGTTGTCGCAGACGCAGCATCAATGCGGGACTCTCTGTCTCTCCAGTATTGATGTGTAACTCCAGCGTCAAACGAAGCCGGGCGAAAAGGTTGCTTAAAGCGCACTAACGGTACCGACTGCGACGGCTGTCGAAAGATACTTCGTGCTCGTAGTAACGGTCATCGTAAGCTGATTGGGGGCGAGAGTTATGGATCGACTTGCGCTCAACCTCAATCTCCCGGATTCGGCTCTTGCGCTTTCGGCGAATCTCATCAGAGATCTCCACAAGGTGCAATACATCCTCCTGTGGATAGTTAGTACACTGCCTAGCGGACGTAGCTTGGGCAACTTACGTATTGCAGATACTCCATCACGTAGAAAAAGTCATCTGTCTCTTCACATGCGTAGCCCATCGAGTCAATGGCTTCGCGGATTACCAGGTCCTTTGTGATCTCGGTCCACATGTCCTTCTTCCGGTGCTTCACCGATCCCTGGTCACGGTTGAAGTTGATATCAATATCGAGTTCATCGAAATTGCTTCTTCCACGTCCACGGCTGTGACTTCTAGAGTTATTAGCGGAGGCTCATAGCATGAGGTGCGCAAACTTACTCTCTGCGGTTGATCTCAATTTCGAGAGTTTCATTTAGTGGCGGGGGAGGAGATGGTGGCGCTGGTGGGGAGGCGGGGTGGGAGTACGGGCCCTAACGACACCTGCACAACAGTTAGGATTGAATTGAGCTTGAATTTGGTCAGTGACGGGACTCACCATGATCGATGTGCCTGTGGTGGGTGATGATCTCCTGGATAATAGGAGGGCGGATTTCTGGTTCTGGCACCTGCGgcggtggtggaggcggcggggatggagatggagagggAGAAGGGGCTCGCTCCTCCTTGCGTCTGATGATGATTTCGTCTCTTACGACTTCGCGGTTGTTCTGGGGCGGGGACTCGGCGCGCGGACGGCGGATGACAAACTCCTCACGCTCCCTGGCTACCAGGTCTCCGCGGTGACGGGATGGGGGTGGAAGGCTCCTGTCACGACCTCTAATCGTCAGGGAACTCCTTTCTCTGCTCGAGTCTCTGCCATCGCGGCTGTATTCTCGGCGCTTTGCATGAAGTTCAAAGTTGCCGTCGTGCTCTTGGAAGCGGATTGAGCCCCTCTCAGCAGACACGTCCCTACCGTGGCGGCTGACCTCACTGCGAGAAGCGTGGAAGTCGATGTCGCCTCCACGACCCCGGAAGCGtacgtcgtcgtcgtccaCCTGACGAGGGGCGGGTCGGCTGACTGATCGGACCGGGGGGCCATCACCACGACGGAAGATGATGTCTTCGCGTTCGCGCTCGACTTCACGAGCAGGAGGGCCTCGCGACTGCTCACGACGTCTAATTGTGATGTCGTCGCGCTCTACATCCCGGACAGTGGACGCAGGGGGTGGGGGTGGGGGTCGGCTGCGAACGGAGCGTACGTCATCGTCGAAAGTGCGGCTACTGCGGGGTCCTGCCCTGGACAAGTTGTCTTCGTCGCGGGGCCGCAGTGCAAGCGCTCCAGCGGTTGGGCGGCTGTAGTCCTCGCGGAAGAAGTCTGGGGCGCTGCGGCGAGGATCCGGACCAGAGCCACGGCGCAGCTCGAGGTCAAGTTCCTCGTAGTTGCGCTCGCTGCGGTTTCCGTTGCGATAGAAATCGCGCTCACGCTCCTCATAGAGCTCAGCAGTGGGATAGCGCCGCGACGACATTGTGCTTGACAGCAACAAGTAAAGGCGTGCTGGGGAGAGTAGTGGTGGTGATTAATGTACCGCTCTCAGCAGAAGGCTCAGCAGATATGGCGGGTGGGTGAAGGAAGGGGCACGGGCAAGCAGTAGTGGAAGAAGGGAGGAGGAGGGTAACTGAGGGTAAAAGAAGAATAACTCTGTGCCGTGTGGCCTGACGTTATCAACAAGGCCCGCCCAGTCGAATGCCCGGTGTGTGTAGTGGGGTGGGTAGCAAGACCAAGGTCGGGCACAGTCTCGCGCTTTTGCCATGACGTAGTTGCATGCTGCACCGCTGCACTAGAACCACGACCCAGATCACCAGGAGGCCTCCTGCCCAATGGCCGCAGAAGCCGCTGCGCCTTTTGGCCCAGTTCGCAGAAGCTGCCAGGCCCTAAATCGCCGGGGGTGAACGTGAACAGGAGCGTTTTGCTTGCTGCACCCGTCACAGAGGGCAGACATGTGTCGTCCCGACCTGAGTTTTTGTCATGTGTCATTTGTCACGCTCAGCACCACTTTCACGGGCGCATCGTGGGGCTAGAACCACTGACTCTGCAAGCCCTCATGCCACAGCATGTCACTCGAAGCTTAATTGTTCTTTTCCCAGGCTGCAACTCTACGTGTGTTGTGTTGTAGCATAGAAACTCGGTAGCTTCAGCCACTACGCACGCACTACAGTCATTACACGTACAGTAGTCGCTACCTGACCAAACGACGGGTTCGGGTAGACTACCACTGTGGAAAAATGGGCCCAACTCTACTGACTGGAGAGACAGCGGCCTGATCTGCAGCCTCGAGGCTCTGCTGTTGGTCTCCTCACCAGATCTTCGAGCCCAACTGTTCGCCATGCCATGTGCGAGACGGCCCGCTTTGCAACTACATATCAAGTTTTGCTTCCTCGGCGCGACTTCCGTCTCTTGGGACTTCCTTTTCACATTGCACAGTATATGACAGCCATGGTATACCTAGCTACCTACAAGGCCGTTGACTTGATTTCCAGACCGGCCACCCCCGGTGCGCTTTACCTCGCCCAGTCTTCCCTGCATGATGACGTCGTTGGGCATATTCCCTCAGACTGCAATTTTCCCGGCACGGACTGGCTCTGAGAAAACCAACAAAGCACGCCCCGCAGTAAAACCCTCCGAGTCGTACTATCTACCGCAAGTCAAGTGTGGAGGGAAGGAAGACTCGGGGTGCGGATGGCGCAATCGCCCAGGGTTGGCAAGTACCGAACCATGCTGCAAAGACAGCCTAGTACCTTCTTCACGTTTCTACCTGGATTGTAACATGTAACATGCGACTATTGGAATACGCTAAGAATAGTTAGATCCACACTTCCCGAGCCAACTACACGTATCCACATGAGTACCTAGGTAGTTGCCTGCACGACATCTCCCTGGGTAGACTGAGATCGTATGATATGGGGAATACAATTGATGTATAGATGCGGAGAACATCTCGTGTGCAGCCACCGTAGTGAATCAACACTAAATATGTAGAACATCGTTGTCTTGGTCTGAGACACGACATGTCTTCTGCTCCTTCCTCTGGAGCTTGCATCCATGTGTTTGTGTGTTTAAATGCAACAAGCAGTACGTGTAACTAATCTCTTACATCTGTCCAGTCTTCATTCAAGTCTTAGAATTAGTCCCCCTCTGCTTTTACTCGCCGCTACTGTTGATTTTATATTACCTGATGACACGGCACACTTGCTTTGAACGCTAACATTATGCTGTTACGGCTCGCTCAGACATGAACGAGTTGTTTGTCCAAACCCAGTGTCTCTTATCTCATCTCAATGTATCCCTACAGCTATTTTCCCTTCTGCATGTCATTTCGCTATTGTCGCCTATGTATGGCTTCTTGTCCTGTCGGCTGCTTGTACGGGCTTGCACGGCAATGTTTCTGCATCAACAAATACTTGCATGCTGTCTATCAC from Pyrenophora tritici-repentis strain M4 chromosome 1, whole genome shotgun sequence encodes the following:
- a CDS encoding DUF3827 multi-domain protein translates to MSSRRYPTAELYEERERDFYRNGNRSERNYEELDLELRRGSGPDPRRSAPDFFREDYSRPTAGALALRPRDEDNLSRAGPRSSRTFDDDVRSVRSRPPPPPPASTVRDVERDDITIRRREQSRGPPAREVEREREDIIFRRGDGPPVRSVSRPAPRQVDDDDVRFRGRGGDIDFHASRSEVSRHGRDVSAERGSIRFQEHDGNFELHAKRREYSRDGRDSSRERSSLTIRGRDRSLPPPSRHRGDLVAREREEFVIRRPRAESPPQNNREVVRDEIIIRRKEERAPSPSPSPSPPPPPPPQVPEPEIRPPIIQEIITHHRHIDHGESRH
- a CDS encoding DoH domain containing protein, whose protein sequence is MSLLRQRVGGLVALLGFFATLVSAQNITTNNTAASTFYLAKTETQFSVNVADDSDDVFIYFASPAYSWVGVGFGGKMEDSLMVIMYQNADGNNVTVSPRIGSKASEPSFNSSINLTILPGTTVTNDSMLVLRAKCSNCRSYIDTESTAQPMIYAFGKAQNLRSNSPSAHLQRHIQYGHFTMDMTAATGAGGVPAQSNALNGVGAMSGMVRDHDRANLAHTILGCLAIFLLWPLNVLVVAFFKNIKIHIVLSVLIVVFLLVSFVLGGVTSSQYTNSKAFNTPHQIFAILSLIPLLGTTLLPTLTRLSPQEPAPSPRPPSHPPLSSYSS